Genomic window (Rhizobium sp. SL42):
CCCTCTTGCTCAGCCGGGATACCAAACGATGCGCGGATCGTCGGCCGCGCGCCTGTAGCTCCAGGCACGCTCGACGAGACTGGTCAGATCGATCTCGGGTCGCCATCCGAGGAGCATGCGGGCTTTCGAGTTGTCGAGCCAGTTGCTGTGAAACGGTGTTGGGATATCGCAACGTTGCTGATGCCCCTCGGCCTCCAGCCGGTCGGCCAAATCGCCGTAGTCCACGGGTCGGTCCATGGCCACGTTGAACAACTCCCCGAAGGCGACGGGATTGTCGAGCGCGGCGAGCATGGCCCTCACAATATCATGGATGTCGATGAAACTCCGCTTCAGATATCTGCCCGCCTTGTCGCGCAGCGCGGGCAGACAACGCTGCTCCCTGAGTGCCGCCAGTTCAGCGGGCGCGATCAGGCTGGACCATGGCGGTCCACCGAACTGGTCGTCGCCCAGTTCGAAAGCGTAGCGAAAGTCATCCTTTTCCATGATCCATGGTGCACGAAGCGTCGTCCAGTTCAGGCCCTCCTGCACGCCAAACTGCTCGATCATGGTCTCTTCGAGCACCTTCGTTAGCGCATAGACCCCGCGATAGGCCCGTCTCGGCGACTGTTCGGTGATCGGCTCGGGATATTCCTGGAAAATATGCCCCACGACGCAATCCCCGCTCAGCAGCATGAACTGGCGCCTCGTCGGCGAACGGCAGAAACTGTCGAGCAACAGGTAGAGACCCTTCAGGGCCACATCGATCGCCTGGTCCGGCGTCTCCTTCACGGCGGCTAGATGCAGGACATGGGTGACACCCTCGAGCGCCTGAGCCACAACCTGCCGATCTGCCACGGATCCTGTCACCATCCCGATGCGGGACTGCGGCGATAGGGTCCGCCTGTTGCAGAGCGCAACGATATCCCAATCGGCAAAGCGTGGTTCTGCAAGGAAAGCCGGAATGAAAGCTTGCCCCACCTTTCCGGTGGCGCCAGTCACGAGCAACCGCATCAACGCCTCCCGTCAACTCGTTCTCGGATCCAGTCAATTAATAATTAGTAATAATATTAAGTCAAGCATCATTAATATCAATTTGCGAAACGCCGCCATGCAAGCTATGGTAAACACGCAGAGTAATCGTGCGATCGGCCGAAGGAGGACGGAGAGTGTCACGACTATCATTGCATTCAATTTCAAAGAGTTATGGCGCAATACAGGCGCTATCCCACGTAAGCCTGTCGATCGAACCCGGAGAAGTCCTGGGTTTGATGGGCGACAATGGTGCGGGCAAGAGTACGCTGGTGAAGATCATCGCGGGCAACTTCCCGCCATCCGCCGGTGATATCCGCATTGACGATCAACCTGTGACCTTCCACAATCCGCGCGATGCACAGAGACACGGAATCGAGGTCGTGTATCAGGACCTCGCGCTGTGCGACAATCTCTCGGCCGCCTCCAACGTCTTTCTGGGTCGCGAACCGATGCAAAGGTTCGGCCCTTTGCGCTATATCGACTATCCGCAAATGAACCGGGTCGCGGCCACCCTTTTTCGGCAGCTCAAGTCGGAAACGCGACCTCGAGATCTTGTGAGACGGATGTCTGGTGGACAACGTCAGGCAGTGGCAATCGCACGGACGCTGCTTTCAGAACCCAAGATCGTGGTGATGGACGAGCCCACGGCCGCCATTTCCGTCCGTCAGGTGGCCGAAGTCCTCGACGTCATCCGGAGGCTGCGGGACCAAGGCATCAGCGTGATCCTGATAAGCCACCGCATGCCCGACGTCTTCGGCGTTTCCGACCGCGTCGCCGTGCTGAGGCGCGGCGAACTGGTCGCCAGCAAGCGCGCCGACAGGTCTTCACCCGAAGAGGTTACGGGGCTCATCACCGGCGCAATCGAAGCCGCCTGAGAGGATATCGCAATGACAACGCTCGAAGACGTGATTGCCCGAAGCGAGCATCGGGGCTGGTTTGCTCGCGTGTCGAGCCAGCAATTGTTCTGGGTGTTCATGGCGGCCTTGCTGGCATGCCTGGCGCTGAGCGTGCTGACGGACAGCTTCGCCACAGAGCGCAACCTCTTCAACGTCGCCCGCAACTTTGCCTTCGTCGGCATCATCGCGATCGGAATGACGACCGTCATCGCTTCGGGCGGGATTGATCTTTCGGTCGGCTCCATCGTGGTGCTGAGCGCCATGGTGATCAGCACCACGATGGAAGCCGGCGCACCGTTCGTCCTTGCGGCCCCGCTGGCCCTCTTGGCCGCCCTTCTCGTGGGCGTCCTCAACGGCGTGCTTGTGGCCTATGCCGGCATGCCGCCCTTCGTCGTCACGCTTGGAACGCTATCGGCTGCCCGATCGCTCGCCATGGTTCTGTCCGACAACAAGATGATCTGGAATTTTGGCCCCGACCATGCCCTGCTTATCTGGGTAGGCGGCGGCTCGACGCTCGGCGTGCCGCACCCTCTCTACGTGCTCGCCGCACTGACACTTACAATGTCGCTCGTCTTCAAGTGGACGCGCTGGGGACAGCATCTGTTTGCCATCGGCAGCAATGAGAATGCGGCCTTGCTGACCGGCATTCCGGTTCGGCGGATGAAGGTCAGCATCTACGTGGTCTCCGCGCTGACTGCCGGCCTTTCCGGCATTCTCATGGCGGGATGGCTGGGTAGCGTGACCACCAACCTCGGACAGGGGATGGAACTGACCGTGATCGCGGCAGCGGTAATCGGCGGCGCGAACCTCGCCGGCGGGGAAGGAAACGCGCTGGGCGCCGTCGTCGGCGCCCTGTTGATCGAAGTTATTCGCAACTCTCTGATCCTGCTGGGCATCTCGACATTCTGGCAAGGAATGTTCATAGGTACCTTCATTGTGGTTGCCGTAGCCTTCGATCGTGTCCGGTACTTTCGGTCATGACACGCGGAAATGCCCCGGGAACCACGGTGTTCGTCATGGAGAATGCCTTGAAACCGACAATGATGGATGTGGCTGCGCTGGCGCGCGTTTCGCAGGCGACCGTTTCCCTCATTCTCAACGGCAGTTCCGGGGCCCGCTTCAGCGATGCGACCCGAAAGCGGGTGTTCGATGCGGCGGAACAACTGGGCTACCGCCTCTCCAACAAGTCATCCGCGAATGCGGGTTCCGGTAGTTCTCCGGCCAACAAGGTCATCGTCTTCGTCGTCGATGAATTGACCACGGACCCCTGGATGTCCATGGCCTTCGAGGGCGCCCGCGAAAAGGCGCTTGAACTCGGGATCATCGTCACGCTGGGCGTTTTCCGAAAGGGCGAAGATCCGGACGGCGGCATTTTCTCCATCTGCGACGGACAGGTCCTGGTGGGCTATGTCTTCGGCACGATCCTTACGCGCAAGATCGATCCTCCGGAGCCGCTGCTCAAGGTACCGTCGGTACTGGTCAATTGCTATGATCAGGAGCGCCGCCTTCCCTCCGTCCTCCCGGGCGACGTCGCCGGCGGGCGGGCAGCGACTGAACGGCTGATCGCGTCGGGACGCAGCCGGATCGCACTGATCAACGGACAGGAAGGCCTCGACAATCCGCGGGACCGCCTGCGCGGATACAAGCAGGCGCTGGCGAGCAACGACCTCACCTATGACCCCGACCTCGTTCACTACGGAAACTGGGAGCCTTCGTCGGGCTATGAGAAAACCCACGCCCTGATGAAACTGCAGAATCCGCCGGACGGTATCTTCTGCGCCAACGACTTGATGGCTGTCGGCTGTATCGAAGCGCTGAAGGAACTGGGTAAATCGATCCCCGGGGATGTGTCCGTCGTCGGTTTCGACAACCGCGACATCGCGCAGTTCACCATGCCGCCCCTGACCACCTTCCACCTGCCCATGTTCGAGATGGGATCGATGGCCGTCGAAATGATCGCCGACATTGCCGGCGGGCTGACCAGTTCCCACGACCAGTTGAAGGTCGAGTGCCGACTTGTCGAGCGCCTGTCGGCTTGAACCGATTGCGCAGCTTAGACCTTCCAGGCAGGCGTTCATTGCGACCTGATCAGGCGACGTGCGCCAAAACCATCACTCGCAGCCTTGTCTCGAGGCTTTCAACATTGCCGTTGACCAGCCTGCTGCAGGGCCCGGCGGGTGATCCGGTCGGACCCTCAAGGTCGCGATGTCGATCTCTGGCCCCTCCGTGGAGCCTCGACGGCCTCCTTGGTAGAACTGGTAGTCCTCAATCAAGAGGTGCTGAAACGGGGACGATACCGGACACGGGAAGGGATGAAAGCCGTCGCAAGGCATGGCGGCGACACAGCAGCCCTGCCCCTCCGCCTCAATGCAGCCCAAAGAACCCGAGCAGTTCCTCACGCTGACGGACGAAACCCGAAGCGCTGCGGTCACGTGGACGCGGCAAGTCGATGTCGATCAGCCTGGGCTCGCCGCCCTTTTCGCGGGGCAGGATTAGGATCCGGTCGGCGAGGAAGATCGCTTCTTCGAGATCGTGGGTAACGAGCACAGTCGTCACATCCTCCTCCTTCCAGATCCGGGCCAGTTCCTGCTGCATGCCGATCTTGGTCATCGCATCGAGCGCCCCCAGCGGTTCGTCGAGCAGCAGGATTTCCGGCTGCACCGCAAGCGCGCGGGCAATACCCACCCTTTGCGCCATGCCGCCCGAGAGCTGCCTTGGATAGGCGGTTTCGAAGCCCTTCAGACCGACGAGATCGACGTAACGCTGGGAGATGAAACGCGCCTCTTCGCGCGACAGCCCCCTCGTTTCGAGGCCAAAGCCGATATTGTCGATCACCGTCAGCCAGGGCAGAAGGCGCGGCTCCTGGAAGATGACCGCCCGCTCCGTGCCGACGCCGCGCACGCGACGGCCATCGATCAACACGTCGCCGCTGTCAGCCTCCTCAAGGCCGGCAAGCACCCGGAGAAGTGTCGTCTTGCCGGAGCCGCTGGCGCCGACGATGGCGAGGCTCTCGCCGGATCGGATGGTAAGGTTCAGGTCTTTCAGGACCGGCAGCGGCTGCCCGTTCAAGGTGAAGGTCTTGGAGAGGTGGCGGATCGTCACCTCTCCGCGAATGGTGCTGGATTGAGCGAGCGCCATGTGTCAGTTGCTCGCGGTTTCGGAGGAATAGAGGAGCTTGTTGGCCGAGAGCTGGCCTTCCTTGATCTTGCCTTCGCGGACCAGGACGTCGATCCAGAACTGCAGGTCGCGCTCGACAGCCTTGCCGCCCGGACGCACGCCATAGCCGCGGAAGAACTGGGCGATATCGGGGTTTTCACCGCGCTCGGCGAGCGCCCTGGCAAAGATCTTCTTGGTTTCCTCCGGATTTTCGCGGGCATAGTCCAGCGCCCGCTCCGACTGCTCGACGAAAACCTTTGCCGCTTCCGGATGTTCCGCGATGAAATCACGGCGCAGGACGACGAAGCCGCCGGCGATCTCGCCGAGCACGTCGGTGTCGTCGAAGATGGCACGCAGTCCGCCCTTCTGCTTGGCGGCTCCTTCGAAGGTCGTCTGCCAGTAGCCGAAGGCGGAGATGTCGACCTGGCCCGACCGCAGGACCTGCTCAAGCTGCGGACCCGGAACGACGATCTGGTTGGCAGCGTCAGACGGCAGGCCGACGGAATGCAAGGCCTCGCGGATGGTGTAGTCGAGATGGGCGCCGAGCGTGTTCACCGCAATGGTCTTGCCCGCGATGTCCTTGATGTCGCGGATGGGGCTGTCCTCCAGCACGTAGAAGATCGACTGGACGTCGTCATTGATACCGTTCGACGGATAGGCGGCGACGAAATCGTTGCCGCCGACGATCGAGTTCAGCACGGCTGATGTCGCCGCACTGCCGATCTCGACATCACCCGAAGCCAGCGCGATGAGCGATGCCGGGCCGCCCGTCGCATAGCCGACATTCTCGAAGGTGATGCCGGTACTGTCGAAATAGCCGAGCTCGGCGGCGAGTTCGTGGGCGGACAATCCGCCCTGGCTGGAGAGATAGCGGAACTTGACTTCCTCGGCCGCGAAGGCGGAGCCCGACAGGGCAAGCGAGAGTGCGGCGGAGAGGAGGAGCTTGCGGGAATGAAGTGTCATGGGAGTTTCCTTGGATGATGGAGTGACGGTATGGGTTGGATGTCTGGTCAGGCCCAGCGGCACAGGCGCCGCTGCAGAAGGACGAGGGCTGCATTGGCGGCAAGGCCGAGCAGGGCCAGCAGAAGGATCGCCGCGAACATCAGTGGGATCTGGAAATTGTACTGGGCATTCATCACCTGGAAGCCGATGCCCTTGTTGGCACCGATCATCTCGGCTGCGATGAGGAGCAGCAGCGCCGTCGTCGCCGATAGCCGCAGGCCGACGAAGATGGCGGGAACCGAGGCCGGCAAAACCACGCGACGGAAGATCTGCAGCGATCCGGCGCCATAGGTCCGGGCCATCTCGATTAGCTTGCGATCCACTTCCTTCACGCCGCCGATGGTCGACAAGAGGATCGGAAAAAGGGTCGCCCAGAAGATGACGAAAACCTTCGATGTCTCCCCGAGCCCGAGCAGGAGGATGAAGACCGGATAGAGGGCGAGTGCCGATGTCTGGCGAAAGAACTGCAACAGAGGATCGAGTGCGCGTTCCACCGCCTTCACCTGCCCCATGAAGAGGCCGAGCGGGATGCCGAGCCCTACGGCTGCGGCGAAGGCGATACCCGATCGTTGCAGGCTGATGGCGATGTCATCCACCAGAGCGCCCGAGGCGATCGCCTTCCACAAGGCGCCGATGATCTGGTCCAGCGGAGGGAAGACGGATGCGTTGACCCATCCAAAGGTCGATGATGCCTGCCAGAGAACCAGGAAGGCGATGACAAGGCCATAGCGGGAGAGGAAGGGTGCAATCACCGCCGTCGCCTGGCTCAGCCAATGGGACACACGGGGCCGATCCGGGGAGAGGTCCAGGGCGTAGGCCCGTGCCTGATGAATATCTTCATAGGACATGAGGGACCTCACTCGGCAGCCTGCACGACCGAACGGTCGGCAGTGTAGCGGTTGATCGGGAACGGCAGGCCGAGGTTTTCGCGCAGTGTCCTTCCCTCATAGGCGGTGCGGAAAAGGCCACGGCGCTGCAACTCGGGGATGACAAGGTCGACGAAATTGTCGAGGCCCGTCGGAAGCCATGGCGGCAGGATATTAAAGCCGTCCGCCGCTTCGTTTTCGAACCACTCCTGCAGCGTGTCGGCGATCCGCGCGGGCGTTCCGACGATCGTGAAGTGTCCCCGCGCCGATGCAACCCATTGATAGAGCTGCCGGATAGAGAAATTGTTCTCGTCGGCGATCTGACGGATCAGCGCCTGCCGGCTCTTCATGCCCTCGGTCGGCGGAGCCGGCGGCAGAGGGCCATCCAGATCATAGCCCCTGAGATCGAGCGTGCCCCCGGTCAAACCGTTGAGCAGGCCGACGCCATCTTCTTCAAGGATGAGCGAAGTCAGGCGATCGTATTTCTCGCGCGCCTCTTCCTCCGTGCGGCCGACAAAGGGCGAGACGCCGGGCATGATCAGGATATGATCGGGATTGCGGCCGAGGCCGCGGGCGCGATTCTTGATATCACGGTAGAATTCCTGCGCCGTGTCGATGTGCTGGTGCGCGGTGAAGATGACCTCCGCCGTTGCGGCTGCGAGACCACGACCATCATCGGACTGACCCGCCTGCACGATGACGGGATGCCCCTGGCGCGACCGGGAGACGTTGAGCGGCCCCTTGACCTTGAAATGCTCGCCCTTGTGGTCGGCATCATGCAGCTTGGCGGGATCGAAGAAGATGCCCGACTGCTTGTCACGAATGAAGGCATCGTCCTCGAAACTGTCCCACAGCTTCTTGACCACGTCGACATGCTCTGCTGCCCGCTTGTACCGGTCGGCATGCGGCAATTGGGTCTCGCGATTGAAGTTCTGCGCCGTGGCGTCGCCTGTCGTTGTCACGACGTTCCAGCCGGCCCGGCCATCGGAGATGAGGTCGAGGGAGGCAAATTTGCGCGCCGTGTTGTAGGGCTCCTCATAGGTCGTCGAGGCGGTCGCGATGAAACCGAGATGGGTGGTGAAAGGGGCGAGCGCCGAAAACAGCGTGACGGGTTCAAAGCCGGCCACCCGCGCATTCCCCCCCTCGCGGGCGCCACCGAACCCCACCGCGAGACCATCGGCGAGGAAATAGGCGTCGAACAACCCCCTCTCGGCCGTCAGAGCCAGTTGCTTGTGAAATTCGAAGCTGACCGCTCCGTCGACCGGCTGATCGGGATGCCGCCACGAGGCGACGTGTTGCCCGCCGCCGGGAAGAAATGCTCCTAGTCTGATTTTGCGTGTCATGGCTGATCCTCTCTCGTTCCGATGATCGAATGAGCGCAGCCTACATTGTCTATATTTTATATAGAGAAATAAGATTGCGAAGATTCTGCCGATTGGCGAAAGAATTTGCGATGGTGGTGCCAGTTGGAGTTATGTGGGAGGCATGCTTGACGCGGCTTTGAACAGGATAAGGCCTGTGCCGATCAGACCGGCCAAAAGCGGCTTGAACGATTAGTTCAGAAAAACTATGTAATGAGAACAGAATGACCCCTCAGGCCTTTTGGCCGGATTTCTCCGCAATGCTCACCAACAAAGGCAAATATGGTCTGAAAGCACTGGTCGACCTCGCAGGTCTTGAGCCGGGGCAGACGGCATTCGTCACCGACATTGCCACCCGGAACAACATTCCGAAGAAATTTCTCGATACCATCCTGCTGGAACTGCGCAATAATGGCTTCCTGCGCTCGAAGAAGGGGCCGAACGGCGGTTATGCCCTCTCCAAACCGGCCGACGAGATCATGATCGGTCAGGTCATACGCGCGCTCGACGGGCCGCTCGCGCCGATCCGCTGTGCGAGCAGAACCGCGTTCGAAGCCTGTGACGACTGCCGCGACCCCGCCTCTTGCCAGATCCGGATCTCCATGACCCAGGTGCGCGATGCCATGGCAGCCGTGCTCGACACGATGACGCTCACCCAGTTCGTCGCGACCGAACAGCCAAGTCAGGATCTGGTTGCCGGCGAATGATCGCCCAGACAGCGCAGGCGCGCAGCGTCCAGCGCCCTGCAAACGCGGTCGATATATGTTAGATCGATCGGTGGATCGTCCACCTGTATGCCATCGATGACGGAAGCGGTCTTGTGGATCATCGCGTCCAGAAGTTCCAGTTCCACTTCCGCCGAGGCATCGGCCGCATCATTCTGGGTCCTTGCGCCGACATGCCCGCGCGTGGCAGCTGCCATCAGGAAAGCCGTCATCAGACGCGCGAGACGGCCTGCATAGGCACCAAGAGAGAGAATATAGTCTGGATGCACGGTCAAATCCGACGCAGCATGCTCGTCGCGCAACGACAGGCGCTCGTGATCGAGGATCACGGCCACCGGCTCGTGACCGGCGGCGGACGCCATGACGATCTGCCAGTCAGCGGATCCTAACGGCAAGACCGACCGCTCCGGCTCAAGGGAGAAAGCGAGACCCGATTGGACCAACCTCGGAAGCTCATCGCCTGGGTGATGGCCGGAGAGTTCGAAGACATCGCCTAAAACGACACGTCCGTAGATCGCCTTTCGCTGCTCCGTCGATCCGCTGGTGCGGACCAGCTCCAGGGCGACGAGATGCCGGAGAAGCCGCTCCGCCACCGCGGCATTCCATGTCACGAGCCGGCTGACGGCCTCTGCAACGATCAGGTTCGAGATATCCGCTCCCCCGAAGCTCGCGGGAATGGAAATAGCGAGAAGTCCGCTTGCGGGGAGGATCGCTGTGTGGCTCGGATTGTCGCTGGTCGCAATCTCTCTCAGGCGCTCGAGCGCGGCCAGGACATCGGCTTCCCGCGTCAGAGCCCGAGGCACTGGCCGCAACCGATCAGTCATCGATGCCATCGCATCAATCCCATCCCGAAGCCGGATGTTTCAAGCGACAGAGTGGTATCTCCCGTTCTGGTACAGTAGAGAGTTTCCCCCTCGCAGACGGATCGACAGCACCCTGCCGATCAAAATCACATGGCTGTGCCTTTCGATCGCTTCCTCGACTTCGCAGTCGAGCGCTGCGACCGCATCTTCCAGCACGGGTGCCCCGCTGGCAAGCCGCGTCCACTCTGATCCCGAATAGCGCTCGGATCCGCGAAGACCACCCACGCCCGCGAACCGATTGGCCACTTCCTGGTGGTCGGCACCGATCACGTTGACAGCGAAGTGGCCATATCGCTCAACCACGGGCCAGGTGGAGGAGGATCTGTTGAGCGACACCAGCATGCACGGCGGATCAACCGACAGGGCTGTGGCGGACGTCACCGTTGCACCTGAACGTTGCGTTCCCTCGCCCGCTGTGATCACGCTGACACCGCCGCCCAACGTTCGGAGCGCTTCCTTCAGACCGGCCGCGTCGGCTGGCCGCTCATAGACAGGGCGGATGCGGGGTTCGCTGAACTCATTCGCGACAAAAACGTTCATCTAATCTCTCCGTGCAGACTGCATCTGAGCAATGGGTATCAGCCGGAGAACCCAAGCAGTAGACAAGCGTTTTTAATCTACATATATTTTATAGAAAATATGCCCAGCTCTGCCACCGCAAACCGGAAGGAAGACTGCCATGTTGAAGATCAGAATCTCCTCGCCTAGACTGCCGGCGCAATCCGAGCGCTCTGCCTCCCGCGTCGCGATCGTCGGCGGCGGCTATACCGGCGCAATCCTGGCCAAGCTTCTCGTCGAGCGTGGTCTGCACGATATGGACGAGGTCATCGTCTTCGAACCCCGCGACTGCCTGGGATGCGGCCTCGCCTATGATGTCCGCAATGTCGACGTCCGCCTCAATGTCGCGGCCCACCGGATGCGTGCAATCCCCGGCTCCCCGACGGCCTTTGTCGACTGGCTGCAGACGAGCGGAACACTCACTGTCGATCCGCAGGCTGTCACGCCGGAAGGTATATTCGCCCGCCGCCGCGATTTTGGCCGGTTCATGCAGGCGCAACTGGCGACGCACCTGGACAGTGGCGCGATCCGCCACCTGCGTCAGGCGGCACGGGCGATCGACCGGGAAAACTATCAGTGGCGGATCACCGGCTCCGGCGGCGCTGTGGTCCTTGCCGACATCCTGATCCTCGCCACAGGGCATCCTCCCGCATCGAAACCGGCTGCAATCAACAGGCTCGATCCTCTCACCGCAGGTCGTGTCGCCGATGTCTGTGCGCCGGACGCGTTTGACCGCGTAGGTAAGTCCGACCCTATCTTGATCGTGGGCTCGGGCCTCAGCGCTCTCGACGCGCTCAGCCGTCTCGACGCCCTCGGCCATGATGGGAGGATCACGCTACTGTCGCGCTCCGGCCACATGCCACGACCCCATGCCGGCGGCGGCTTTTCTCCTTTCGGCGATTTTCGCGGTGCAGCCCTGACCTCTGCCAGAAAGCTTCTCGCAAAGGTCCGCAACACGATCGCGGAAGCAGAAAAGCAGGGCATTCCCTGGCAATCGGTTTTCGATGCTTTGCGTCAGCATGCGCAGGACCTTTGGCAGGGGCTTCCGATGCAGGAGCGACAAAAATTTCTGCGCCGGCTGCGCCGCTGGTACGACGTCCACCGCTACCGCATGCCGCCACAGGCTGCCGCTGCGCTGGAAAGGGGCCTGAACATGGGCCGCGTCACCGTGGCGATGGGCACTCTCACATCAATCGTCCGTGACGGAGAACACCTGCTGGCCACGATCGAAACCCGCGACAGTGAAAGGACCGCGTTTCGCTGTCGACACATCCTTTTGGCCACGGGCCCTGATTTCCGCGACTATGCCGCGCACCAGCGGTTTCTGCTCGCCATGCACCGGGAAGGCTTCATCCAGTCAGACCCGCTCGGCCTGGGACTGGCTTGCGATACGGCTGGCAGAGCGCTCACCGTTGCGGGCACCCCGAACACCAGCCTCTTCGTCGCGGGCCCGCCCGCCCGCCCGGCGTTCGGGGAACTCACAGGCGTGCCCGAGATCGCCGCCCAGGCCGGGAACCTGGCAGATGGGATCATCCGCTCTTGTGCACGTGAGACGAGGACCATCGTCATCGGGCCACCGGGCTAAAGGCTCAGACGTCTGATTTTGGCAGGCAAATAATCCAGCATTCGTGGCTGGAATTGGCGAACGATCCTGGCATCAGGCCGACGACGCGAAACGTCTCGCCATTTCGGGCATGCCTTCGAGCATGGCGGAGAGATCGAGCCAGCCCTGTGGCCGACGGCCGCTCACATTGGCCGGCCATCCACAGAGCCCATCACGCTCGATATAGCCGACGCAGCGAGGCGCCGCCTCGTCGAGGAAGAACAAAACCGCCAATCGCCCCGGCTCAAGCGCTTCAATCGGATGCCAATTCACTTATGTTTCCCCAATTATGAGGGGTTATTTATAGTCCGTCGCCTTGCCTCAACCTTGCGGCTGTTGGCGCCAAGCCGATGCAAAGGTCGGCCAAGCTGGTCCCACTCTTGAAGGCAAGTTTCGTCCCGGCCGACAAAGATCTGTTGATTGGCATCGGCACACGATGGGCCGTCGCTGCGAGCGGGCAACATGTCCCATGCGACGCATCGCGCATGGACCGGGGAGGTCTAGATGCTTTGTGCTGAATGCGTAAAAAGCTGAGACTGAACGGCGGGATCTGCCTCTTGTTGCAAATCCCGGAAGGGAAGACGTCGGAACAGAGGAATGCGAAGAGGCCGTCATGGGAGACGCGCGCTGGCTGATGTGTCCAACAGCCAGCGTTTGACGAAGTCAGGTCACTTGTTCTTCAGCAGCCAGATCTTGCCGGCCATGGTAATTTCCTGCCTCAACTTGCCTTCGCCTTCATCCGCACCGAGTTCGCTCAGGAGGCCGAAGTCCCGCAACTGACCGACGGTTGTTGTTGTGGCAAACCGGATCTTGCGGGCCCGCTCCTTGAAACGATCTGTCTTGGCATAGGTGATCGTGGCATTCAAATGGGTCCACTTGTTGCCTTCCTGCGGATAGAGATCGCCTTCCAGGGCGAGTTTCAGGCCGCGTAACTGCACGGGGGTCAACGTGATCGGCATCATTTCAATCTTGTCGGTGGCTGTGGTCAAAATCAGGTCCTAGCATGCTAGATTTGGGAGAAATTAAAGGCGGCGCCTGGCCATCTGTGTTTTTGATTAGCACGTAGTAGATGCCAGTAACAACGAGCGGTGAAAAAATGCGCTTTCATCAGCGGAAATACGTTAATTTCAGACGGAGAAATCGCGTTAAATCATCAGGCGCAGCAAGGATTTTTTCTACCAAAACCAAAATTCTGCTTCCGATCACCGAGCATCATGCTTCAAAAGCAAAAAATATTCTTGATTGCGACGAGACATTTACATCTGCCGCGCCGCATTGTTTCCGCAGTTGCCGGAAAAACCGTCCATTCCGTTTTCGCGTGGCGAGAAAGGCATGGTCGCCCTGCCCTCAGTCCGCCTTCAACCAGTCTGCGAGCTCCGCTTCCGCCCGCTCCAGCGACGAATAGTTCAAAAGTTTGCGCAAAAGCGCCACCGTCACGGCGCGGGCGCGCAGATTGAACCGGCCGTCGTCATGGTCGTCGGCCGCCATCTGGTAGACATCCAGCTTCTCGTACAAATGCTGCAGCCGGTTTTGCACGCTGCGCAGGGACAGGCCGCGCCGTCTCGCGATCGCCCGGTCGGTAAGACCCAGCGCGATGTCGACCAGGATTTCGTATTCCGTGTCGCTGAAACCGTTGACCTGGCCAAGGCTCTTTTGTTGCATGCCGCGCACCTCGCGGTCGATGACACATTGCGCCTCGACGAAAATGCTCCGCAGCGCCAGCCTCAGCCGCTCGTCGGATGCCGATTTCAGCACATAGCCATAGGCCGCTCCATCCGGCACGATGCGCGAGACACCGC
Coding sequences:
- a CDS encoding flavin reductase family protein yields the protein MNVFVANEFSEPRIRPVYERPADAAGLKEALRTLGGGVSVITAGEGTQRSGATVTSATALSVDPPCMLVSLNRSSSTWPVVERYGHFAVNVIGADHQEVANRFAGVGGLRGSERYSGSEWTRLASGAPVLEDAVAALDCEVEEAIERHSHVILIGRVLSIRLRGGNSLLYQNGRYHSVA
- a CDS encoding Rrf2 family transcriptional regulator, yielding MLTNKGKYGLKALVDLAGLEPGQTAFVTDIATRNNIPKKFLDTILLELRNNGFLRSKKGPNGGYALSKPADEIMIGQVIRALDGPLAPIRCASRTAFEACDDCRDPASCQIRISMTQVRDAMAAVLDTMTLTQFVATEQPSQDLVAGE
- a CDS encoding LLM class flavin-dependent oxidoreductase, producing the protein MTRKIRLGAFLPGGGQHVASWRHPDQPVDGAVSFEFHKQLALTAERGLFDAYFLADGLAVGFGGAREGGNARVAGFEPVTLFSALAPFTTHLGFIATASTTYEEPYNTARKFASLDLISDGRAGWNVVTTTGDATAQNFNRETQLPHADRYKRAAEHVDVVKKLWDSFEDDAFIRDKQSGIFFDPAKLHDADHKGEHFKVKGPLNVSRSRQGHPVIVQAGQSDDGRGLAAATAEVIFTAHQHIDTAQEFYRDIKNRARGLGRNPDHILIMPGVSPFVGRTEEEAREKYDRLTSLILEEDGVGLLNGLTGGTLDLRGYDLDGPLPPAPPTEGMKSRQALIRQIADENNFSIRQLYQWVASARGHFTIVGTPARIADTLQEWFENEAADGFNILPPWLPTGLDNFVDLVIPELQRRGLFRTAYEGRTLRENLGLPFPINRYTADRSVVQAAE
- a CDS encoding FAD/NAD(P)-binding protein, whose product is MLKIRISSPRLPAQSERSASRVAIVGGGYTGAILAKLLVERGLHDMDEVIVFEPRDCLGCGLAYDVRNVDVRLNVAAHRMRAIPGSPTAFVDWLQTSGTLTVDPQAVTPEGIFARRRDFGRFMQAQLATHLDSGAIRHLRQAARAIDRENYQWRITGSGGAVVLADILILATGHPPASKPAAINRLDPLTAGRVADVCAPDAFDRVGKSDPILIVGSGLSALDALSRLDALGHDGRITLLSRSGHMPRPHAGGGFSPFGDFRGAALTSARKLLAKVRNTIAEAEKQGIPWQSVFDALRQHAQDLWQGLPMQERQKFLRRLRRWYDVHRYRMPPQAAAALERGLNMGRVTVAMGTLTSIVRDGEHLLATIETRDSERTAFRCRHILLATGPDFRDYAAHQRFLLAMHREGFIQSDPLGLGLACDTAGRALTVAGTPNTSLFVAGPPARPAFGELTGVPEIAAQAGNLADGIIRSCARETRTIVIGPPG
- a CDS encoding ABC transporter permease, whose translation is MSYEDIHQARAYALDLSPDRPRVSHWLSQATAVIAPFLSRYGLVIAFLVLWQASSTFGWVNASVFPPLDQIIGALWKAIASGALVDDIAISLQRSGIAFAAAVGLGIPLGLFMGQVKAVERALDPLLQFFRQTSALALYPVFILLLGLGETSKVFVIFWATLFPILLSTIGGVKEVDRKLIEMARTYGAGSLQIFRRVVLPASVPAIFVGLRLSATTALLLLIAAEMIGANKGIGFQVMNAQYNFQIPLMFAAILLLALLGLAANAALVLLQRRLCRWA
- a CDS encoding response regulator transcription factor, producing MKVLIVEDDPLHRSYLHEAVCAALPECDTVIEADNGTAGEKLARDNKSAHVVMDLQMQARNGIEAARTIWKERPDTRILFWSNYSDEAYVRGVSRIVPDGAAYGYVLKSASDERLRLALRSIFVEAQCVIDREVRGMQQKSLGQVNGFSDTEYEILVDIALGLTDRAIARRRGLSLRSVQNRLQHLYEKLDVYQMAADDHDDGRFNLRARAVTVALLRKLLNYSSLERAEAELADWLKAD